Proteins from a single region of Pseudomonas phenolilytica:
- the rplT gene encoding 50S ribosomal protein L20 — translation MARVKRGVVARRRHKKILKLAKGYYGARSRVFRVAKQAVIKAGQYAYRDRRQRKRQFRALWIARINAGARVNGLSYSRFIAGLKKAAIEIDRKVLADLAVNEKTAFAAIVEKAKASLA, via the coding sequence ATGGCTCGTGTTAAGCGTGGCGTCGTTGCCCGTCGCCGTCACAAGAAAATCCTGAAACTCGCCAAAGGCTACTACGGCGCGCGTTCGCGCGTGTTCCGCGTCGCCAAGCAGGCGGTAATCAAGGCTGGCCAATACGCCTACCGCGACCGCCGTCAGCGCAAGCGTCAGTTCCGCGCTCTGTGGATCGCTCGTATCAATGCCGGTGCGCGTGTTAACGGTCTGTCCTACAGCCGTTTCATCGCTGGCCTGAAAAAGGCGGCCATCGAGATTGACCGTAAGGTTCTGGCCGATCTGGCAGTGAATGAGAAAACGGCGTTTGCTGCGATTGTCGAAAAAGCGAAAGCTTCTCTGGCTTAA
- the rpmI gene encoding 50S ribosomal protein L35 produces MPKMKTKSGAAKRFKKTANGFKHKHAFKSHILTKMTTKRKRQLRGCSQVHPSDVAKVERMLRVR; encoded by the coding sequence ATGCCAAAGATGAAGACTAAAAGTGGTGCTGCGAAGCGCTTCAAGAAGACTGCTAACGGCTTCAAGCACAAGCACGCTTTCAAGAGCCACATCCTGACCAAGATGACCACCAAGCGTAAGCGTCAGCTGCGCGGTTGCTCGCAAGTGCATCCGTCCGACGTTGCAAAAGTGGAGCGCATGCTGCGCGTTCGTTAA
- a CDS encoding MerR family transcriptional regulator gives MLEPSHNDELPVIPGKRYFTIGEVSELCAVKPHVLRYWEQEFPQLNPVKRRGNRRYYQRQDVLMIRQIRALLYDQGFTIGGARLRLSGDEAREDTTQYKQLIRQMICELEEVLQVLRK, from the coding sequence ATGCTGGAACCAAGTCATAACGACGAGCTGCCCGTTATCCCTGGCAAGCGCTATTTCACTATCGGTGAGGTCAGTGAACTTTGCGCAGTGAAACCCCATGTACTGCGTTATTGGGAGCAAGAGTTTCCACAGCTCAACCCTGTGAAGAGAAGAGGCAATCGGCGGTACTATCAGCGGCAGGATGTGTTGATGATCCGTCAGATTCGTGCGCTCCTTTATGACCAGGGATTCACTATCGGTGGAGCTAGGTTGCGCTTGTCAGGGGATGAAGCGCGCGAAGACACCACGCAGTACAAGCAACTGATTCGTCAGATGATCTGCGAATTGGAGGAGGTACTACAAGTTCTGCGCAAGTAA
- a CDS encoding LysR family transcriptional regulator encodes MLSDIGGEQESQYKDRRLPSLLALRCFEVAARLENFSRAADELHLTHGAVSRAVRLLEDELGIALFERRGRRVYLTDAGRTLAQAVSGGLDLMREAVSELRVSARRRRRWVLSCEPTLLMRWLIPRWPDFQSRHPTIDLQLVAGGGAFSFGDGIDLAIRRDDFTWPASYHAEPLFAEKTGPVCRPDKVAAWCMQKGMTALSPDAPRLLTRTRPSAWQDWATATGQTLTIGTEQTFEHFYFSLQASVAGLGIAIGPWHLVRDDLDNGLLAAPFGFVEDGSHYCLFSPHRLRDDSPQAALLEWLRRMA; translated from the coding sequence ATGCTTTCTGACATAGGTGGTGAGCAAGAATCACAGTACAAGGATAGGCGCCTGCCTTCGCTACTCGCACTGCGCTGCTTTGAAGTCGCGGCGCGTCTGGAGAACTTCAGCCGTGCTGCCGATGAACTGCATTTAACCCACGGAGCCGTCAGTCGTGCTGTACGCCTGCTCGAGGACGAGCTTGGCATTGCGCTTTTTGAACGGCGTGGTCGGCGAGTGTACTTGACCGATGCTGGACGAACCCTCGCCCAAGCTGTCTCCGGTGGATTGGATCTCATGCGGGAAGCTGTCAGCGAGTTGCGCGTCAGCGCACGCCGCAGAAGACGCTGGGTGCTTTCTTGCGAGCCTACCTTGCTAATGCGGTGGCTCATTCCACGCTGGCCGGATTTCCAATCACGCCATCCCACAATAGACCTCCAACTCGTTGCGGGAGGGGGAGCGTTTTCATTCGGCGACGGCATCGACCTCGCCATACGGCGGGACGACTTTACTTGGCCTGCGAGCTATCACGCCGAACCACTTTTTGCCGAGAAAACTGGCCCGGTCTGCCGCCCCGACAAGGTAGCGGCCTGGTGTATGCAAAAGGGGATGACAGCATTAAGCCCCGACGCACCTCGGTTGCTCACGCGCACGCGCCCGAGCGCATGGCAGGACTGGGCAACGGCGACAGGCCAAACCCTAACCATCGGAACTGAACAAACATTCGAGCACTTCTACTTCAGCTTGCAGGCAAGCGTTGCAGGCCTTGGAATCGCAATCGGCCCTTGGCACCTCGTTCGCGACGATCTTGACAATGGCTTGCTGGCGGCACCATTCGGCTTTGTAGAGGACGGTTCACACTACTGCCTCTTCTCGCCGCATCGTTTGCGTGACGATAGCCCACAGGCCGCATTGCTTGAATGGCTGAGGCGGATGGCGTAG
- a CDS encoding helix-turn-helix transcriptional regulator yields the protein MSDRSLRRTRKELSAFLLHHRQKLTPADVGLPSTGRRRTPGLRREEVAALAGVGLSWYTWFEQGREIQVSENFLLGIAYALKLDDAECNHLFLLAHRRPPSPEARQPASVSTGIQQLLDELPRPAYVQNLRWDVIAWNAAADDLFQFGSRDLRDRNLLYLAFAAPDMRRRLPDWESDAPGLMAQFKYDVATAPEDPTMLELIETLQSLAPSFRREWAEPRGAVAQRGLSSLVDVGGTLHRFHHETLIVDEYRHLRMVVYLQA from the coding sequence GTGTCTGATCGAAGCCTTAGGCGCACACGCAAGGAGCTATCAGCGTTTCTCCTGCACCATCGACAGAAGCTGACTCCAGCGGACGTCGGGCTACCGTCCACCGGACGCCGCCGTACGCCAGGACTGCGCCGGGAGGAAGTCGCGGCGCTCGCAGGTGTCGGTTTGTCTTGGTACACGTGGTTTGAACAGGGGCGTGAGATCCAGGTATCGGAGAATTTCCTCTTGGGCATTGCCTATGCCCTAAAACTGGACGACGCCGAATGCAATCATTTGTTTCTTCTTGCACACCGCAGACCACCATCACCCGAAGCTCGCCAGCCCGCATCAGTATCGACGGGGATACAGCAGTTGTTGGACGAACTGCCTAGGCCGGCCTATGTGCAGAACCTTCGATGGGATGTCATTGCGTGGAACGCGGCCGCGGATGATCTTTTTCAGTTCGGTTCTAGAGATTTGCGGGATCGCAACCTGCTGTATCTGGCCTTTGCCGCCCCCGACATGCGTCGACGATTGCCAGACTGGGAAAGCGACGCTCCGGGACTCATGGCCCAGTTCAAATATGACGTAGCCACCGCGCCCGAAGATCCAACGATGCTCGAGCTTATCGAAACGCTTCAATCGCTGGCGCCGAGCTTTCGCCGCGAATGGGCCGAACCCCGCGGGGCGGTCGCGCAGCGTGGCCTTAGTTCCCTTGTGGACGTAGGGGGCACACTGCACAGGTTTCATCACGAAACTCTGATCGTGGATGAGTATCGGCACCTGAGGATGGTTGTGTATCTCCAAGCATAA
- the pheT gene encoding phenylalanine--tRNA ligase subunit beta: MKFSEQWLRSWVNPQVSRDELVARLSMVGLEVDAVTPVAGMFSGVVVGQVLNAELHPDADKLRVCQVSNGVETFQVVCGAPNVRPGLKIPFAMIGAVLPGDFKIKKAKLRGIESNGMLCSETELQVGNDDSGLMELPEDAPVGRDFRDYLGLDDATIEIGLTPNRGDCLSLAGLAREVGAIYDVAVNVPSVPAVAESHEQRLSIEVAAPQACPRYLGRVIRNIDCSRPTPLWMLERLRRSDVRSVDAVVDITNYVMLELGQPLHAFDLKQINGGIRVRMADEGEKLVLLDGQEVILRADTLVIADHQRALAIAGVMGGEHSGVAAQTRDIFLESAFFDTIALAGKARSYGLHTDASHRYERGVDPQLARIAMERATALLLEIVGGEAGTITEVVSEGYLPNIAPITLRAERISQMLGLQLEPVQVVRLLTSLGLSVTEDGVGRWQVGVPSHRFDISLEVDLIEELGRLYGYDRLPVRYPQARLAPEAKAEARAELPLLRRLLVARGYQEAITYSFIDPKLFELFAPGIKPLQLANPISADMAVMRVSLWPGLIKALQHNLNRQQSRVRLFEAGLRFVGQLDELKQECMLAGVVSGSRMPEGWANEREPVDFYDAKADVEALLGYAGDGCSYRFVVAEHPALHPGQTARIERDGRLVGYIGRLHPELAGNLGVDQPVYLFELLVSEIAEGRLPQFSELSRFPEVRRDIALLVDRDVAAEAVTQCIREAAGEHLVHLKLFDVYQGKGIDPSSKSVAVGLTWQHPSRTLNDEEVNAAMQSILTSLEERFNATLRK; encoded by the coding sequence ATGAAATTCAGTGAACAGTGGCTGCGGAGCTGGGTTAATCCGCAGGTTTCTCGTGACGAGCTGGTAGCTCGTCTGTCGATGGTTGGGCTCGAGGTTGATGCCGTTACTCCCGTGGCTGGGATGTTCAGCGGTGTAGTGGTAGGCCAGGTGTTGAATGCCGAGCTGCATCCCGATGCCGATAAACTACGTGTTTGTCAGGTCAGCAACGGTGTCGAAACCTTTCAGGTGGTGTGCGGTGCGCCGAATGTGCGCCCCGGCCTGAAGATACCCTTCGCGATGATCGGTGCGGTGCTTCCGGGTGACTTCAAGATCAAGAAAGCCAAGCTGCGCGGAATCGAATCCAACGGCATGCTTTGCTCGGAAACCGAACTGCAGGTCGGTAACGATGACAGTGGCTTGATGGAGTTGCCCGAGGACGCGCCGGTTGGACGCGACTTTCGCGACTACCTAGGGCTCGACGATGCGACCATCGAAATCGGTTTGACTCCGAATCGGGGTGATTGCCTGTCGCTGGCTGGCCTGGCGCGCGAAGTAGGTGCGATATATGACGTCGCAGTGAATGTCCCGTCTGTTCCAGCTGTTGCGGAAAGCCACGAACAGCGTCTTTCTATTGAAGTGGCCGCACCACAGGCCTGTCCGCGGTATCTGGGGCGTGTCATTCGCAATATTGATTGCTCGCGTCCGACGCCGCTGTGGATGCTGGAGCGTCTGCGTCGCTCTGATGTGCGCAGTGTTGACGCGGTCGTCGATATCACCAATTACGTGATGCTTGAGCTAGGACAACCACTTCATGCCTTCGATCTGAAGCAGATCAACGGCGGCATTCGAGTGCGGATGGCTGACGAAGGCGAAAAACTGGTTTTGCTGGACGGCCAGGAAGTGATTCTGCGTGCTGATACGTTGGTGATCGCCGATCATCAGCGAGCCTTGGCCATCGCCGGCGTGATGGGCGGCGAACATAGCGGTGTGGCTGCGCAAACCCGAGACATTTTCCTCGAGAGCGCGTTCTTCGACACCATCGCCTTGGCCGGTAAGGCTCGCTCCTATGGTTTGCATACCGACGCGTCTCACCGTTATGAGCGTGGTGTCGATCCTCAATTGGCGCGAATTGCCATGGAGCGCGCCACGGCGTTGCTGCTTGAGATTGTTGGCGGCGAGGCAGGCACGATCACAGAGGTAGTAAGCGAAGGCTATCTGCCGAATATTGCGCCGATTACGTTGCGTGCAGAGCGAATCAGCCAGATGTTGGGTTTACAACTCGAGCCTGTTCAGGTGGTTCGGTTGTTGACCTCGCTCGGCTTGAGCGTTACCGAAGACGGCGTCGGCCGTTGGCAGGTCGGCGTACCCAGCCATCGTTTTGATATCAGCCTGGAGGTTGATCTGATCGAAGAGCTGGGCCGGCTGTATGGCTATGACCGTCTTCCCGTGCGCTATCCGCAGGCGCGTCTTGCGCCGGAGGCGAAGGCTGAAGCTCGTGCAGAGTTGCCGCTTCTGCGGCGCCTGCTGGTCGCGCGTGGTTATCAGGAGGCAATTACCTATAGCTTCATCGATCCGAAGCTGTTTGAGCTGTTCGCGCCTGGGATAAAACCACTGCAATTGGCTAATCCGATCTCCGCGGATATGGCGGTGATGCGTGTATCGCTGTGGCCGGGCCTGATCAAGGCGTTGCAGCACAATCTCAATCGTCAACAGTCGCGGGTGCGTTTGTTCGAGGCCGGTCTGCGCTTCGTTGGCCAGCTGGACGAGCTGAAACAGGAATGCATGCTGGCTGGTGTGGTGTCCGGCAGTCGTATGCCTGAAGGATGGGCTAACGAACGCGAACCGGTCGATTTCTACGATGCGAAGGCAGACGTCGAGGCGTTGTTGGGCTATGCCGGTGATGGTTGCTCGTATCGGTTCGTTGTTGCGGAGCATCCGGCTCTGCATCCCGGGCAGACCGCTCGTATCGAGCGGGACGGTCGACTGGTCGGCTACATCGGCAGACTGCATCCGGAGCTGGCGGGTAATCTGGGAGTCGATCAGCCGGTTTATCTGTTCGAGTTGCTTGTTTCGGAAATTGCCGAAGGGCGCCTCCCACAATTCAGCGAACTATCGAGGTTCCCTGAAGTGCGGCGGGATATCGCTCTGCTCGTAGACCGCGACGTCGCAGCTGAGGCCGTGACGCAGTGTATTCGTGAGGCGGCAGGGGAACACCTGGTTCACCTCAAGCTATTTGATGTGTATCAGGGCAAAGGTATTGATCCCTCTAGCAAAAGTGTGGCAGTCGGCTTGACCTGGCAACACCCTTCACGCACTCTTAATGACGAAGAGGTTAACGCTGCTATGCAGAGCATCCTGACCTCGTTGGAAGAAAGGTTCAACGCCACGTTAAGGAAATAG
- the ihfA gene encoding integration host factor subunit alpha: MGALTKAEMAERLYEELGLNKREAKELVELFFEEIRQALEHNEQVKLSGFGNFDLRDKRQRPGRNPKTGEEIPITARRVVTFRPGQKLKARVEAYAGTKS, translated from the coding sequence ATGGGGGCTCTGACGAAAGCTGAAATGGCGGAACGTCTATACGAAGAGCTAGGCTTGAATAAGCGTGAAGCCAAGGAGTTGGTCGAGCTTTTTTTCGAAGAGATTCGCCAGGCGCTGGAGCATAACGAGCAGGTGAAATTGTCAGGGTTTGGCAATTTCGACCTGCGTGATAAGCGCCAGCGCCCTGGTCGTAACCCGAAGACAGGCGAGGAAATCCCGATCACGGCGCGCCGCGTCGTAACTTTCCGTCCAGGGCAAAAACTCAAAGCCAGAGTCGAGGCCTATGCTGGAACCAAGTCATAA
- the pheS gene encoding phenylalanine--tRNA ligase subunit alpha — protein MENLEALVSQALEAVQRSEDVNALEQIRVQYLGKKGELTLVMQTLGKLSPEERPKAGALINAAKSQVQDVLNARKAELERAALGAQLAAERIDVSLPGRGQVSGGLHPVTRTLERIEQFFSHIGYSVAEGPEVEDDYHNFEALNIPGHHPARAMHDTFYFNANMLLRTHTSPVQVRTMESRQPPIRIVCPGRVYRCDSDITHSPMFHQVEGLLIDEGISFADLKGTIEQFLRVFFEKPLGVRFRPSFFPFTEPSAEVDMQCVMCSGKGCRVCKQTGWLEVMGCGMVHPNVLRMSGIDPEKYQGFAFGMGAERLAMLRYGVNDLRLFFDNDLRFLAQFR, from the coding sequence ATGGAAAACCTGGAGGCACTGGTCTCGCAAGCGCTCGAGGCTGTGCAACGAAGCGAAGACGTCAACGCCCTTGAGCAGATCCGGGTCCAGTACCTGGGAAAGAAAGGCGAGCTGACTCTGGTGATGCAAACATTGGGGAAGCTTTCGCCGGAGGAGCGACCCAAGGCAGGCGCATTGATTAATGCGGCCAAATCCCAGGTCCAAGACGTTCTCAACGCCCGCAAGGCTGAGCTTGAGCGGGCGGCACTGGGTGCTCAGTTGGCAGCCGAGCGCATTGATGTTTCCCTGCCGGGACGTGGCCAGGTCTCGGGTGGCCTGCATCCGGTGACCCGCACGCTAGAGCGTATCGAACAGTTCTTCAGTCACATCGGATACAGCGTTGCCGAAGGGCCTGAAGTTGAAGATGACTATCACAACTTCGAGGCCCTCAACATCCCGGGCCATCACCCGGCGCGTGCGATGCACGACACCTTCTACTTCAACGCCAATATGCTGTTACGGACTCATACATCACCGGTTCAGGTGCGAACTATGGAGTCCCGCCAGCCCCCAATACGGATCGTTTGTCCCGGGCGGGTCTATCGTTGCGACTCGGATATCACTCATTCGCCGATGTTCCATCAGGTAGAAGGCTTGCTGATCGACGAGGGCATCAGCTTTGCCGATCTGAAAGGCACCATTGAGCAATTTCTGCGGGTGTTCTTTGAAAAACCACTCGGCGTACGCTTTCGACCTTCCTTCTTTCCGTTCACCGAGCCTTCGGCGGAAGTGGACATGCAGTGCGTGATGTGCAGTGGTAAAGGCTGCCGGGTATGCAAGCAGACCGGCTGGCTTGAGGTCATGGGTTGCGGCATGGTGCATCCGAACGTATTGCGGATGTCGGGTATCGATCCGGAGAAGTACCAAGGATTTGCCTTCGGCATGGGCGCCGAGCGCTTGGCCATGCTTCGCTATGGCGTCAATGATTTGCGCCTGTTCTTCGACAACGACCTGCGGTTCTTGGCGCAGTTTCGCTAG
- the infC gene encoding translation initiation factor IF-3, with protein sequence MAIKREMRQDKRTAPKAPINENISAREVRLIGADGEQIGIVSIDEALRVAEEAKLDLVEISADAVPPVCRIMDYGKHLFEKKKQVAAAKKNQKQIQVKEIKFRPGTEEGDYQVKLRNLIRFLSDGDRAKVSLRFRGREMAHQELGMELLKRVETDLTEYGSVEQHPKMEGRQLIMVIAPKKKK encoded by the coding sequence ATAGCTATTAAGCGTGAAATGAGACAAGACAAACGAACCGCACCCAAGGCCCCGATCAACGAGAATATCTCGGCTCGTGAGGTCCGTTTGATTGGTGCTGACGGCGAGCAGATTGGCATCGTCTCGATTGATGAAGCGCTTCGAGTAGCAGAAGAAGCAAAACTGGATCTGGTGGAAATTTCCGCCGATGCCGTTCCGCCGGTTTGCCGGATCATGGATTACGGCAAGCATCTCTTCGAGAAGAAGAAGCAGGTCGCTGCGGCGAAGAAAAACCAGAAACAGATCCAGGTAAAAGAAATCAAGTTTCGTCCAGGGACGGAAGAGGGAGACTATCAGGTCAAGCTACGCAACCTGATTCGTTTCCTTAGCGACGGGGACAGGGCCAAGGTTTCGTTGAGATTCCGTGGCCGTGAGATGGCCCATCAGGAGCTGGGGATGGAGTTGTTGAAGCGGGTCGAGACCGATCTGACTGAATACGGTTCCGTCGAACAGCACCCAAAGATGGAAGGACGCCAGCTGATCATGGTCATCGCTCCCAAGAAGAAAAAGTAA
- a CDS encoding LysE family translocator gives MTELIAVITITLLAVISPGPDFAIVSRNSLMLSRRAGVLTALGIGAGVLIHVAYTLVGVGLLIQSSLWLFNTIKLIGAVYLIYLGVKMLRSKPGRMPADHLVASLSDAAALRAGFLTNALNPKATMFIVSLFMQVVQPETPMAVQLGYGAFISAAHMAWFSLVALCFTTGPVRSRLLAVRHWIDRGFGGLLVVFGILLAAENEPSHPSE, from the coding sequence ATGACTGAACTGATAGCTGTCATCACAATAACTTTGCTTGCGGTAATCAGCCCCGGGCCGGATTTCGCGATCGTGTCGCGCAATAGTCTTATGCTCTCGCGGCGCGCTGGGGTGCTGACGGCATTAGGCATCGGGGCGGGTGTGCTTATACATGTCGCCTACACCCTGGTCGGTGTCGGGCTTTTGATCCAGTCATCTCTCTGGCTCTTCAATACGATCAAGCTGATCGGGGCTGTATATCTAATATACCTGGGCGTAAAAATGCTCCGTTCCAAGCCCGGTCGGATGCCAGCCGATCATCTGGTGGCATCGCTTTCTGATGCAGCTGCACTGCGCGCTGGGTTTCTGACCAACGCGCTGAACCCCAAGGCCACTATGTTCATCGTCAGCCTGTTCATGCAGGTGGTTCAACCTGAGACGCCAATGGCGGTGCAGCTTGGCTATGGAGCTTTTATCTCAGCGGCGCATATGGCGTGGTTCAGTCTTGTGGCGCTCTGCTTCACCACAGGGCCCGTGCGCTCTCGATTACTGGCTGTGCGTCATTGGATCGACCGGGGTTTTGGCGGGCTTTTGGTTGTATTCGGCATCCTGCTGGCGGCCGAAAACGAGCCGTCGCATCCGAGCGAATAG
- a CDS encoding MFS transporter: MSISLESRSSGTRTVVSSAVGGKRAGPRAWAGLALLSLPTIMLGLDLTLLHLALPALALDLKPTSVQALWIMDAYGFFIAGFLITMGTLGDRIGRRKMLLIGSVAFALASVVAAFSTSANMLIVARAALGIAGATLMPSTLALISNLFSDPRQRALGIGIWATMWGVGSALGPVVGGLMLEWFWWGAAFLLVVPAVILLVLLGPFVLPEYRSPEAERLDFLSVLLSLAATLPFVYGVKQIAKEGLVLDAGSAIIVGLLFAWLFVRRQRLLSDPLLDLSLFSNRAFSVALAVLLFGLVAVGGTMLLVAQYLQLVAGYSPSDAGLWMGLAALAMIIGGIGAPLLARVIRPGFVVAGALALSAAGYLLLVQVTDASTGVLLAVVSLALAYLGNGTIAALGTDLAVGAAPAGKAGSASAMTEMVQDLGISLGIALLGSIAGAIYQRTITLLLAGDLSAGAREAVADSLWAASASASELPPDLIAHAQAAFVAGLQGAALFSAASVGVLAVISAVALRHLRSNGVDVER; encoded by the coding sequence ATGAGTATTTCCTTGGAATCCAGGTCTTCTGGAACTCGAACCGTTGTTTCCTCAGCCGTGGGCGGCAAACGAGCTGGGCCTCGGGCCTGGGCCGGGCTGGCATTGCTGTCGCTGCCTACGATCATGCTGGGTCTAGACTTGACGCTGTTGCATCTGGCACTACCGGCGCTTGCACTTGACCTCAAACCGACCAGCGTGCAGGCGCTTTGGATCATGGATGCGTACGGCTTCTTCATCGCGGGCTTCCTGATCACGATGGGAACGCTGGGTGATCGTATCGGACGGCGCAAGATGCTGTTGATCGGTTCGGTAGCCTTCGCCCTGGCTTCCGTGGTCGCCGCGTTTTCAACCAGTGCCAACATGCTGATAGTGGCGCGTGCTGCTCTCGGGATAGCAGGGGCAACGCTGATGCCCTCGACGCTTGCGCTGATCAGCAATCTGTTCTCGGATCCTCGTCAACGGGCGCTTGGCATAGGCATCTGGGCAACGATGTGGGGTGTTGGGTCAGCATTGGGACCGGTAGTCGGCGGGCTTATGCTCGAATGGTTCTGGTGGGGCGCTGCGTTTCTGCTGGTGGTTCCCGCTGTGATATTGCTGGTGCTGCTCGGGCCGTTTGTCTTGCCTGAATATCGTTCGCCCGAGGCCGAGCGACTGGATTTTTTGAGCGTCCTGCTGTCCCTGGCTGCGACGTTGCCGTTCGTCTATGGCGTCAAGCAGATCGCCAAGGAAGGCCTTGTTCTGGATGCCGGTTCGGCCATCATCGTCGGGTTACTGTTTGCGTGGCTCTTTGTGAGACGTCAGCGCCTACTGTCAGACCCTCTGCTTGATCTGTCTCTGTTTTCCAATCGGGCGTTCTCCGTTGCGCTTGCTGTGCTGCTCTTCGGTCTGGTCGCGGTTGGCGGCACCATGCTGCTTGTTGCGCAGTATCTGCAGCTTGTCGCCGGATACTCGCCGTCGGATGCCGGACTGTGGATGGGACTGGCCGCACTGGCGATGATCATCGGTGGCATCGGCGCTCCGCTATTGGCCAGGGTGATACGCCCAGGCTTTGTTGTTGCTGGAGCCTTGGCGTTGTCCGCGGCGGGTTATCTGCTGCTCGTGCAGGTAACGGACGCGAGCACGGGCGTTCTATTGGCTGTTGTTTCGCTTGCCTTGGCTTACTTGGGTAATGGAACGATCGCGGCGCTGGGCACCGATCTGGCGGTTGGTGCCGCACCAGCAGGGAAAGCTGGGTCGGCCTCGGCGATGACCGAGATGGTGCAGGACCTCGGAATATCGCTCGGCATCGCATTGCTCGGCAGTATCGCCGGGGCCATTTATCAACGCACCATCACCCTTTTGCTTGCCGGCGATCTGTCGGCAGGTGCACGGGAGGCGGTGGCAGACAGCCTTTGGGCTGCTTCTGCGAGCGCCTCGGAGTTGCCGCCTGACCTGATTGCTCATGCGCAAGCTGCTTTCGTGGCCGGTCTTCAGGGCGCTGCCTTATTCAGTGCCGCGAGCGTTGGCGTGTTGGCGGTGATTTCAGCAGTTGCGCTGCGGCATCTGCGCTCAAATGGCGTAGATGTCGAGCGTTAG